The following coding sequences lie in one Rutidosis leptorrhynchoides isolate AG116_Rl617_1_P2 chromosome 6, CSIRO_AGI_Rlap_v1, whole genome shotgun sequence genomic window:
- the LOC139855807 gene encoding auxin response factor 1-like: protein MAHVPANQDPGGPQSGSLADALYKKLWSACVGLLVNVSHEGERDFVKGKKADPETEEVYADITLLPVQNVSLLMCHTSRHWIV, encoded by the exons ATGGCGCATGTACCTGCGAATCAAGATCCCGGAGGGCCTCAATCAG GATCCTTAGCTGACGCCTTATACAAAAAATTGTGGAGTGCCTGTGTCGGTCTTCTTGTCAATGTTTCCCATGAAGGGGAACGTGACTTCGTCAAGGGTAAGAAG GCTGACCCAGAGACAGAAGAAGTATATGCTGACATAACACTATTGCCGGTTCAAAATGTCAGCTTATTGATGTGCCATACATCGAGGCACTGGATTGTTTAA